A genome region from Geminicoccus roseus DSM 18922 includes the following:
- a CDS encoding Tim44 domain-containing protein, which translates to MTKSKRSTGQRIRVFAAMALAVVMVLASTVAEARRGGSFGSRGARTYSQPMATPTAPNKAAPMQQSVTPAQRPATAGTAASGQRGGFFSRGGFMPGLMGGLIGAGLFGMLFGGGFFAGLGSFAGILGFLLQIVLVVVLVRFALAFFRSRTAPAYAGGAGGAGGAGPRPRSAPGGAAPRPNRARVRDEIGVAPGDYTAFENGLRTVQTAYGQEDLVALQAAVTPEMYGYFIEELEANRARGRQNLLSDIRLVQGDLAEAWREGSTEYATVAMRYAMKDYTVERASGSVVEGDPAQPVEVTELWTFTRPVGGAWILSAIQQAG; encoded by the coding sequence GTGACGAAGTCCAAGCGATCCACCGGGCAGCGGATCCGCGTGTTCGCGGCCATGGCGCTGGCCGTGGTGATGGTGCTGGCGAGCACGGTTGCGGAAGCGCGCCGGGGCGGCTCGTTCGGCAGCCGTGGTGCGCGGACCTACAGCCAGCCCATGGCCACGCCCACGGCACCCAACAAGGCGGCGCCGATGCAGCAGTCGGTGACGCCGGCGCAGCGGCCGGCCACGGCGGGTACCGCTGCGAGCGGCCAGCGCGGCGGATTCTTCTCGCGGGGTGGCTTCATGCCGGGGCTGATGGGCGGGCTGATCGGGGCCGGGCTGTTCGGCATGCTGTTCGGCGGCGGGTTCTTTGCCGGCCTTGGCAGCTTCGCCGGGATCCTGGGCTTCCTCCTGCAGATCGTGCTGGTGGTGGTCCTGGTGCGCTTCGCGCTGGCCTTCTTCCGCAGCCGCACGGCGCCGGCCTATGCCGGTGGCGCTGGTGGCGCCGGTGGCGCCGGGCCGCGCCCGCGTTCCGCCCCCGGCGGTGCCGCTCCGCGGCCGAACCGTGCCCGGGTGCGCGACGAGATCGGCGTGGCGCCGGGCGACTACACCGCCTTCGAGAACGGGCTGCGCACCGTGCAGACCGCCTATGGCCAGGAGGACCTGGTGGCGCTCCAGGCGGCGGTGACCCCGGAGATGTACGGCTACTTCATCGAGGAGCTGGAGGCGAACCGGGCTCGGGGCCGCCAGAACCTCCTGTCAGACATCCGGCTCGTGCAGGGCGACCTGGCGGAAGCTTGGCGCGAGGGCAGCACCGAGTACGCCACGGTGGCGATGCGCTATGCCATGAAGGACTACACGGTCGAGCGCGCCAGCGGCAGCGTGGTCGAGGGTGATCCGGCGCAGCCCGTGGAAGTGACCGAGCTTTGGACCTTCACCCGGCCGGTGGGTGGCGCCTGGATCCTGTCGGCGATCCAGCAGGCCGGCTGA
- a CDS encoding GMC family oxidoreductase encodes MARAEFDYIVVGGGSSGCVAAARLVSAGGYRVLLLEAGHSHRHPLLDMPPGIFKMINGSKYMRYHTTVPQEHLEGRAHDIPQGNVLGGGSSVNAQVYIRGRPADYDGWHEILRGNNDGADWSWNAVLPHFRGMEANNRLCDERHGIDGPLLVSDPGHVNEFSRWFLQALQSMGVPYNHDFNGPSQRGVGLYQFTNRSGKRSSAAYAFIEPLMRDPRLTVQLNAEVSRIIVENGRAVAVVYRQNGEEHTAYASGEIIASAGALVTPKLLMLSGIGPAEHVEGHGIRCQVDLPGVGANLIDHPEVPITAIANGRHGYFKEGVGWRMLRNGLQFKLFGSGPVTSAGVEAGAFVNPEDPEAPPTIQAFCVPIVYLDRDTRNTIKDTYGLTITTVVVKPKSRGTVKLRSADPADMPLVSPHLLKDEEDMRTMVAGQRFFLRAFKTSPVAERIERVALPDMPEPDDAALRSHCRRFVKTNYHPAGTCRMGADGDPMAVLDSRMRVRGVEGLRVCDMSAVPDINAGNTNAPAMMLGDRCVDFIMKSTSH; translated from the coding sequence ATGGCACGAGCTGAGTTCGACTACATCGTCGTCGGCGGAGGATCGTCCGGCTGCGTGGCCGCCGCGCGCCTGGTGAGCGCGGGCGGGTATAGGGTCCTCCTGCTCGAGGCAGGCCACTCCCACCGTCATCCGCTCCTGGACATGCCGCCGGGCATCTTCAAGATGATCAACGGCAGCAAGTACATGCGCTACCACACCACGGTGCCGCAGGAGCATCTGGAAGGGCGGGCCCACGATATCCCGCAGGGCAACGTGCTGGGTGGCGGCTCGTCGGTGAACGCGCAGGTCTATATCCGCGGCCGCCCGGCCGACTACGATGGCTGGCACGAGATCCTGCGTGGCAACAATGATGGCGCCGACTGGAGCTGGAACGCCGTGCTGCCCCATTTCCGGGGCATGGAGGCGAACAATCGCTTGTGCGACGAGCGGCACGGCATCGATGGCCCGCTCCTCGTCTCGGACCCTGGCCACGTCAACGAGTTCTCCCGCTGGTTCCTGCAGGCGCTGCAGTCCATGGGCGTTCCCTACAACCACGACTTCAACGGCCCGAGCCAGCGCGGCGTCGGCCTCTACCAGTTCACGAACCGGAGCGGGAAACGCAGCAGCGCGGCCTATGCCTTCATCGAGCCGTTGATGCGCGACCCGCGCCTGACGGTGCAGCTGAATGCCGAGGTCTCGCGGATCATCGTCGAGAATGGCCGGGCCGTCGCGGTCGTCTACCGGCAGAACGGCGAGGAGCATACGGCGTACGCCTCCGGCGAGATCATCGCCAGCGCGGGCGCGCTGGTCACGCCGAAGCTCCTGATGCTGTCCGGGATCGGGCCGGCGGAGCATGTCGAGGGCCATGGGATCCGCTGCCAGGTCGATCTTCCGGGCGTGGGTGCCAACCTGATCGACCATCCCGAAGTGCCCATCACCGCGATCGCCAACGGTCGCCATGGCTACTTCAAGGAAGGGGTGGGCTGGCGCATGCTGCGCAACGGCCTGCAGTTCAAGCTGTTCGGCAGCGGGCCCGTGACATCCGCCGGCGTCGAGGCGGGCGCCTTCGTGAACCCCGAGGACCCGGAGGCGCCGCCGACGATCCAGGCCTTCTGCGTGCCGATTGTCTACCTGGACCGGGACACCCGCAACACCATCAAGGACACCTACGGCCTCACCATCACGACCGTGGTGGTGAAGCCGAAGTCGCGGGGAACGGTGAAGCTGCGGTCGGCCGACCCGGCCGACATGCCGCTGGTCTCGCCGCACCTGCTGAAGGACGAAGAGGATATGCGCACCATGGTGGCCGGCCAGCGCTTCTTCCTGCGCGCCTTCAAGACCAGTCCGGTCGCCGAGCGGATCGAGCGCGTGGCCCTGCCGGACATGCCGGAGCCGGACGACGCGGCCTTGCGCAGCCACTGCCGGCGCTTCGTCAAGACCAACTACCATCCTGCCGGCACCTGCAGGATGGGCGCCGATGGCGACCCGATGGCAGTGTTGGACTCGCGGATGCGGGTGCGTGGGGTCGAAGGGCTGCGGGTCTGCGACATGTCGGCTGTTCCGGACATCAATGCCGGCAACACCAATGCCCCTGCCATGATGCTCGGCGACCGCTGTGTCGACTTCATCATGAAATCGACGAGCCACTGA
- a CDS encoding fimbria/pilus outer membrane usher protein, protein MRVALAILLLLVLAGAAMPTTAWAQPAAEAPSIEMALPLRDGDFYLGDVRARLAADGSGASFERARVLELARPVLAPEAYARLAAALGDAEFVPAATASAGQIAVLFDPAAVDLRLDVPLDAREAQVIALDRNQASQPSSEAQVPALVSGYLNLRAGLDFVASDGGGESGLQEPAVGIDGALRMGRLVLENEMLLDQGDLQRTGSRAVVDFPEQVLRVRAGDLFVVPGAFQAGADLLGVSVSRSYADLQPTRSVRPTGARSLSIDRPSNVEIYQNGQLTRRLRLPPGNYQIEDITAQLGATDIRIVVEDDAGLRQEIDFSLFSDLSLLEAGIDEFDLTVGVLSDQVDGSLEYGEDGYVASGFYRRGITENLTAGIEAQADREVRQLGAGLVQATPLGIFGVDLAGSLADAGEAGYALRLDYRSFQDTAADSINQSLQASFEIRSRDFRTIGLFGSAPEGDEMQAAFSYGRALGDRLYGSLSGRYSAQVDGGDETYGADATLSCSFGRAWSLTTTLGYGHGDDDPGFRLFASLIYNFDYRTQLRADHDTRSGRSRLAFTRSGTGNVGSYDLDLEAEQVDDEAGLVGSISYYANRGEVGASHRIAMLPEGDGFDQRTSLRAATAVAFAGSTFAVGRPIANSFALVELHPTLDGRTVAIGPSQEQVDATGDAMMPALVPSLSSYAPQRLVYDVDDLPLGYDLGAGVFDLFPPYRAGYAVTVGSDYTITALGTLQDREQVPVALVSGQAIELAEPDRPPVPFFTNATGRFVVQGLRPGRWRLQVDGSAGVAAEIVIPEGGMGLVELGELQAGLP, encoded by the coding sequence TTGCGCGTCGCCCTCGCGATCTTGCTGCTGCTGGTGCTGGCCGGCGCGGCCATGCCGACGACCGCGTGGGCGCAGCCGGCCGCCGAGGCACCCTCCATCGAGATGGCGCTGCCGCTGCGCGACGGCGACTTCTACCTGGGGGACGTCCGGGCACGGCTTGCGGCTGATGGCAGTGGCGCCAGCTTCGAGCGCGCCCGGGTCCTGGAACTGGCCCGGCCGGTTCTCGCCCCCGAGGCCTATGCCCGGCTTGCGGCAGCGCTGGGCGACGCCGAGTTCGTGCCGGCCGCCACAGCCTCGGCCGGGCAGATCGCCGTCCTGTTCGATCCGGCGGCGGTCGATCTTCGCCTGGACGTGCCGCTCGACGCCCGCGAGGCGCAGGTGATCGCCCTGGACCGCAACCAGGCGAGCCAGCCCAGCAGCGAGGCGCAGGTTCCGGCCCTGGTCAGCGGCTACCTCAACCTGCGCGCCGGGCTCGACTTCGTCGCCTCCGATGGTGGAGGCGAGAGCGGCCTGCAGGAGCCGGCGGTCGGGATCGACGGGGCGCTGCGCATGGGACGGCTGGTCCTGGAGAACGAGATGCTGCTCGATCAGGGAGATCTGCAGCGCACCGGAAGCCGCGCCGTCGTCGATTTTCCCGAGCAGGTGCTCCGGGTCAGGGCCGGCGACCTGTTCGTGGTGCCCGGCGCCTTTCAGGCCGGGGCCGACCTGCTCGGCGTCTCGGTCAGCCGCAGCTATGCCGACCTGCAGCCGACCCGCAGCGTGCGTCCGACCGGTGCCCGCAGCCTGAGCATCGACCGTCCCTCCAATGTCGAGATCTACCAGAACGGCCAGCTCACCCGGCGCCTGCGCCTGCCCCCGGGCAACTACCAGATCGAGGACATCACCGCGCAGCTTGGCGCTACCGACATCCGGATCGTGGTCGAGGACGATGCCGGCCTGCGCCAGGAAATCGACTTCTCCCTGTTCTCCGACCTTTCCCTGCTGGAGGCGGGGATCGACGAGTTCGACCTGACGGTGGGTGTCCTGTCTGATCAGGTGGACGGCAGCCTGGAGTATGGGGAGGACGGCTATGTGGCGAGCGGGTTCTACCGCCGCGGCATCACCGAGAACCTGACGGCCGGGATCGAAGCCCAGGCGGACCGGGAGGTACGCCAGCTGGGCGCGGGACTGGTCCAGGCGACGCCGCTCGGCATCTTCGGGGTGGATCTGGCGGGCAGCCTGGCCGACGCAGGCGAGGCCGGCTACGCGCTGCGCCTGGACTATCGCAGCTTCCAGGATACGGCGGCCGACAGCATCAACCAGAGCCTGCAGGCATCCTTCGAGATCAGGTCCCGCGATTTTCGCACGATCGGCCTGTTTGGTAGTGCGCCCGAGGGCGACGAAATGCAGGCCGCCTTTTCCTATGGGCGCGCCCTCGGCGACCGGCTCTACGGCTCGCTGTCCGGTCGCTACAGCGCCCAGGTTGACGGCGGCGACGAAACCTATGGTGCCGACGCCACGCTGAGCTGCTCGTTCGGCCGGGCCTGGTCGCTGACCACCACGCTGGGCTACGGCCACGGCGATGACGATCCGGGGTTCCGGCTGTTCGCGTCGCTGATCTACAATTTCGACTACCGGACGCAGCTGCGCGCCGATCATGACACGAGGAGCGGCCGCTCTAGGCTCGCCTTCACCCGCAGCGGGACCGGCAATGTCGGCAGCTACGACCTCGATCTCGAAGCCGAGCAGGTCGACGACGAGGCAGGCCTGGTCGGCAGCATCTCCTACTATGCCAATCGCGGGGAGGTCGGCGCCAGCCACCGCATCGCCATGCTGCCCGAGGGGGACGGCTTCGACCAGCGGACGTCGCTGCGCGCCGCTACCGCCGTGGCGTTCGCGGGCAGCACCTTCGCCGTCGGCCGGCCCATCGCCAACAGCTTCGCGCTGGTGGAACTGCATCCCACGCTGGACGGGCGGACCGTGGCGATCGGGCCCTCCCAGGAGCAGGTCGACGCCACGGGCGATGCAATGATGCCGGCGCTCGTGCCATCGCTGTCGTCCTATGCGCCGCAGCGGCTCGTCTACGACGTCGACGACCTGCCGCTCGGCTATGACCTGGGTGCCGGCGTGTTCGACCTGTTCCCGCCCTACCGCGCCGGCTATGCGGTGACGGTTGGGTCGGACTACACCATCACCGCGCTCGGCACCCTGCAGGATCGTGAGCAGGTGCCGGTTGCACTGGTGTCGGGGCAGGCGATCGAGTTGGCCGAGCCGGATCGGCCGCCGGTGCCGTTCTTCACCAACGCCACCGGCCGGTTTGTTGTCCAGGGGCTGCGGCCAGGGCGTTGGCGCCTGCAAGTGGATGGCAGTGCGGGAGTGGCGGCGGAGATCGTGATCCCGGAGGGCGGCATGGGGCTGGTCGAGCTGGGCGAACTGCAGGCGGGACTGCCATGA
- a CDS encoding LacI family DNA-binding transcriptional regulator, producing the protein MSHRDGGRVKLVDVARAANVSLATASRALNQPEIVREPIRRRVEEAVRLLGYSPDRMARALSSGRSHIVGAVVPTLGNAIFADGVEALQDRLAARGYTLLLANSQYDPRKEEQEIRAFLEHGVDGLVLVGDSFAPEVLPLVRQHGVPLVTTYVCTSGQGIPAVGIDNRQATRKMTRYLLELGHREFAIIANTALPNDRSKARLDGMVLALAEAGIRLPSDRIVEVALPSIAYGRRALSGLFATDPAITAVLCTNDAVAVGASSEARRMGLNVPRDLSIVGFDNIEIAAEGDPPLTTVNVPADEIGRIAADYLVSVVEGGQIPMSTRLDAPLIVRDSTDRVRSPT; encoded by the coding sequence ATGTCGCATCGCGACGGCGGCCGCGTGAAACTCGTGGATGTCGCCCGGGCGGCCAATGTCTCGCTGGCCACCGCCTCGCGGGCGCTCAATCAGCCCGAGATTGTCCGCGAGCCCATCCGGCGGCGGGTCGAGGAAGCGGTGCGCTTGCTGGGCTATTCGCCCGACCGGATGGCGCGCGCGCTGAGTTCCGGCCGGAGCCACATCGTGGGTGCGGTGGTACCGACCCTGGGAAACGCGATCTTCGCCGACGGGGTCGAGGCCCTGCAGGACCGCTTGGCGGCCCGCGGCTACACGCTGCTCCTCGCGAACTCGCAGTACGACCCGCGCAAGGAGGAGCAGGAGATCAGGGCCTTTCTTGAGCATGGCGTCGACGGGCTGGTGCTGGTGGGCGATTCGTTCGCGCCGGAGGTCCTGCCGCTTGTTCGCCAGCATGGGGTGCCGCTGGTCACCACCTATGTCTGCACCTCCGGCCAGGGGATCCCGGCTGTCGGGATCGACAACCGCCAGGCTACCCGCAAGATGACCCGATACCTCCTCGAACTCGGACATCGCGAGTTCGCGATCATCGCGAACACCGCCCTGCCGAACGACCGTTCCAAGGCGCGCCTCGACGGCATGGTGCTGGCGCTTGCCGAGGCCGGGATCCGGTTGCCCTCAGACCGGATCGTGGAGGTCGCCCTGCCCTCCATCGCCTATGGGCGCCGCGCGCTGTCGGGCCTGTTCGCGACCGATCCCGCCATCACCGCCGTGCTCTGCACCAACGATGCCGTGGCCGTGGGGGCTTCCTCGGAGGCGCGCCGGATGGGCCTGAACGTGCCAAGGGACCTTTCCATCGTGGGCTTCGACAATATCGAGATCGCCGCGGAGGGCGATCCGCCGCTCACCACGGTCAACGTGCCTGCCGATGAGATCGGGCGGATCGCGGCCGACTATCTGGTGAGCGTCGTCGAGGGCGGCCAGATCCCGATGAGCACAAGACTGGACGCCCCCCTGATTGTCCGCGACTCGACGGACAGGGTGCGCTCCCCGACGTGA
- a CDS encoding ABC transporter permease: MPRLTRTASLGVIIALVLLMLFGAWRYDGFMSSYNILSVLRYNSMFALVALGMCFVIMTGGIDLSVGSVAALSSVVAAYLSPYGVLAGLLAGLAAGGLAGALNGFIITRMKIMPFIATLAVMLAASGTALLLANNQSVSVSYESGFVELGQGDLLSAFRPEWVDAEDAGWTGTLLGFVLGFPTPAWIMLAAYLGGWILLNHTAFGRHVLGVGGGEEASRLMGLPTDRTVFQVYLLSGLLAGLAGVILAAQFGAGQPIEGVGWELFAIASVVVGGTLLTGGNGSVGATLAGTLLLGIIFTILNFENGMGWISLSAYWQSVVRGAFLLVVVLLQSRLARRVQAA; the protein is encoded by the coding sequence ATGCCTCGTCTCACCCGCACGGCCAGCCTCGGCGTCATCATTGCCCTGGTCCTGCTCATGCTGTTCGGCGCCTGGCGCTATGACGGCTTCATGAGCAGCTACAACATTCTCTCGGTGCTGCGGTACAACTCGATGTTCGCGCTGGTGGCGCTGGGCATGTGCTTCGTCATCATGACCGGCGGCATCGACCTGTCCGTGGGCTCGGTGGCCGCCCTGTCCAGCGTCGTGGCTGCCTACCTCAGTCCCTATGGTGTTCTGGCGGGCCTGCTGGCGGGTCTTGCTGCGGGTGGCCTTGCCGGTGCGCTGAACGGCTTCATCATCACCCGGATGAAGATCATGCCGTTCATCGCCACGCTGGCGGTGATGCTCGCCGCGTCCGGTACGGCGCTCCTTCTCGCCAACAACCAGTCGGTGTCGGTCTCCTACGAGAGTGGCTTCGTCGAACTGGGACAGGGCGACCTTCTTTCCGCCTTCCGGCCGGAATGGGTGGATGCCGAGGATGCCGGCTGGACGGGCACCCTCCTGGGTTTCGTCCTGGGCTTCCCCACCCCAGCCTGGATCATGCTCGCGGCCTATCTCGGCGGCTGGATCCTGCTCAACCACACGGCGTTCGGTCGCCACGTCCTGGGCGTGGGCGGCGGCGAGGAGGCCTCGCGCCTCATGGGCCTGCCGACCGACCGCACCGTCTTCCAGGTCTACCTGCTGTCGGGCCTGCTGGCGGGTCTGGCAGGCGTGATCCTGGCCGCGCAGTTCGGGGCCGGGCAGCCGATCGAGGGGGTGGGCTGGGAGCTGTTCGCCATCGCCTCGGTGGTGGTCGGCGGCACGCTGCTCACCGGCGGCAACGGCTCCGTCGGCGCGACCCTGGCGGGGACTCTCCTGCTTGGCATCATCTTCACCATCCTGAACTTCGAGAACGGCATGGGCTGGATCAGCCTGAGCGCCTACTGGCAGTCGGTCGTGCGCGGCGCCTTCCTTCTGGTGGTCGTGCTCCTGCAGAGCCGGCTGGCGCGGCGGGTTCAGGCAGCCTGA
- a CDS encoding fimbrial biogenesis chaperone translates to MRLVCWALLALLSWTVPAAAMTVWPTVIDLTSLGRDSRAQINVVSDEATAFPVEVWVESLTIAEDGSQSFADASGDFVIFPPQAIIQPGATQIFRIQWAGDPALAQSRSYAVRIEQVPVRPSDAGTSVQLVYSFAVIVNVASPQSQPALVVVEAAPVREGGKAALSVLLENKGDRYAYLSRGGLSVSGNGWSTTIGPEELGQLIGMGLVQPGARRRFSIAAEIPTGVRSVTAELTAPAQP, encoded by the coding sequence ATGCGCTTGGTGTGCTGGGCACTGCTGGCCCTGTTGTCCTGGACCGTGCCGGCGGCGGCGATGACCGTCTGGCCGACCGTCATCGACTTGACCAGCCTCGGCCGCGACAGCCGGGCGCAGATCAACGTGGTGAGCGACGAGGCCACCGCCTTCCCGGTGGAAGTGTGGGTCGAGAGCCTGACGATCGCGGAAGACGGCAGCCAGAGCTTCGCCGATGCGAGCGGCGACTTCGTGATCTTCCCGCCCCAGGCGATCATCCAGCCGGGCGCCACCCAGATCTTCCGCATCCAGTGGGCGGGCGACCCGGCGCTGGCGCAGAGCCGGAGCTATGCGGTCCGGATCGAGCAGGTGCCCGTGCGCCCCAGCGATGCCGGCACCTCCGTCCAGCTGGTCTACAGCTTCGCTGTGATCGTCAACGTTGCCAGCCCGCAGAGCCAGCCTGCCCTGGTCGTGGTCGAGGCAGCGCCGGTCCGGGAAGGGGGCAAGGCCGCGCTCAGCGTGCTCCTGGAGAACAAGGGCGATCGCTACGCCTATCTGAGCCGCGGCGGCCTGTCCGTGTCGGGCAATGGCTGGTCGACCACCATCGGACCGGAAGAACTCGGGCAGCTGATCGGCATGGGCCTGGTCCAGCCGGGGGCGCGTCGACGCTTCTCCATCGCGGCCGAGATTCCCACCGGAGTCCGCTCTGTCACCGCCGAGCTGACTGCGCCGGCGCAGCCCTGA
- a CDS encoding glycoside hydrolase family 88 protein, translating to MSSSTDLGALAEALDLLGRKLDEDEPRLGISFPYVTRPDGSWDTMLASRSAGYDGEDWSHGNWFCGFWVGLLAAAHVHTGEDRYLDLAKQRMLLVAQRADDPNTHDIGFIFWSSAVPLHRLTSDPIYADLALRAADRLRARVVVTETGSYVSSWGPLSDPRGRAASAIDTMANIPLLYWAAEQSGDASFRLAAEAHARMTEKGFVRENDTLFHAVEYDTVTGARQRGYTFQGYADGSSWSRGTGWAVYGYAATAAVSGQRHYLDLAVRLAERWLEQLGDRTCPPWDFDDPSSQPVEDSAAAAIMVAALLDLGDLHSDEDQRQRWRSTAMRLLSGLARDYLARDPVHRGLLMHGCYSKPHNIGPDAAVLFGDYYFVEALMRVLHPGKLVRQLEPLGGGGTRR from the coding sequence ATGTCCTCTTCCACCGACCTCGGCGCCCTCGCCGAGGCCCTGGACCTCCTCGGCCGCAAGCTCGACGAAGACGAGCCTCGCCTGGGGATCAGCTTTCCGTACGTGACGCGTCCGGATGGAAGCTGGGACACCATGCTGGCCTCCCGCTCGGCCGGCTACGACGGCGAGGACTGGAGCCACGGCAACTGGTTCTGCGGGTTCTGGGTGGGACTGCTCGCCGCCGCCCATGTCCATACCGGCGAGGATCGCTACCTGGACCTGGCGAAGCAGCGCATGCTTCTCGTGGCGCAGCGGGCGGACGATCCCAATACCCACGACATCGGCTTCATTTTCTGGAGTTCGGCCGTTCCGCTCCACCGCCTGACCAGCGATCCGATTTATGCCGATCTTGCCCTGCGTGCGGCCGACAGGCTGCGTGCCCGCGTCGTGGTGACCGAGACAGGCTCCTATGTGTCGTCCTGGGGGCCGCTCAGCGATCCGCGCGGCCGTGCGGCTTCGGCGATCGACACCATGGCGAACATCCCCCTGCTCTACTGGGCGGCAGAACAGAGCGGCGACGCCAGCTTCCGCCTGGCGGCCGAGGCGCATGCCCGGATGACCGAGAAAGGCTTCGTCCGGGAGAACGACACCCTCTTCCACGCGGTCGAGTACGACACGGTCACAGGCGCCCGCCAGCGCGGCTACACGTTCCAGGGCTATGCTGACGGATCGTCCTGGTCGCGCGGAACAGGCTGGGCGGTCTATGGCTATGCCGCAACCGCGGCGGTCTCCGGCCAGCGACACTACCTGGATCTTGCGGTGAGGCTGGCGGAGCGGTGGCTGGAGCAACTGGGGGATCGTACCTGCCCACCCTGGGATTTCGATGATCCGAGCAGCCAGCCGGTCGAGGATTCGGCGGCAGCCGCGATCATGGTGGCGGCGCTGCTCGACCTGGGAGACCTGCATTCAGACGAAGACCAGCGCCAGCGCTGGAGGTCGACCGCGATGCGTCTCCTATCCGGTCTTGCCCGCGACTACCTCGCCCGTGATCCGGTTCACCGGGGACTGCTGATGCATGGCTGCTACTCGAAGCCGCACAATATCGGACCCGATGCTGCGGTGCTGTTCGGCGACTACTACTTCGTCGAGGCCCTGATGCGGGTACTCCACCCGGGAAAGCTGGTTCGGCAGCTGGAACCGCTTGGCGGCGGCGGCACACGCCGATGA